One stretch of Roseimicrobium sp. ORNL1 DNA includes these proteins:
- a CDS encoding cellulase family glycosylhydrolase produces the protein MNDTPSLTTSMTRRHWLGLAAGTAVSSVAAAADSRASSTPSMHAYPGYGWLRGFSMVPSWGARIEDAWWLYDGARMREEVALAKQVHANCIRLWIEFTAWMADPDKVTAHFMDAVAAIAEQGMKVMPCLFNRWHDNKYDYGGTYTENLRRDHQPQLDYVRALVQPLANDDRILIWDLCNEPQARDLNSEVNKKEYAWLEGITRAVRACGVRQPITIGTMTGSNIEIYAPLMDVLCAHPYSRDKAALEKQITEFKAISESAGKPLLVNECIPGALDDAARADVARYYTDLLSAAGFGWMGWALREGKAISTRRDRYDANGINGEGFHPFFTKEGRLRSGLEFLTQPPTLPAPWQKA, from the coding sequence ATGAATGATACACCCTCACTCACCACGAGCATGACCCGGCGTCATTGGTTGGGGCTGGCCGCAGGCACGGCGGTTTCCTCCGTTGCCGCAGCTGCTGACTCGCGGGCAAGCTCAACACCAAGCATGCACGCCTATCCGGGGTACGGATGGCTGCGGGGCTTCAGCATGGTGCCTTCTTGGGGTGCGCGCATCGAGGATGCCTGGTGGCTCTACGATGGTGCGCGCATGCGTGAGGAGGTGGCCTTGGCAAAGCAGGTGCACGCCAACTGCATCCGCCTCTGGATCGAGTTCACCGCATGGATGGCAGATCCGGACAAGGTCACGGCGCATTTCATGGATGCCGTGGCGGCCATTGCCGAGCAAGGTATGAAGGTAATGCCTTGCCTCTTCAACCGCTGGCATGACAATAAGTACGACTACGGCGGCACCTACACGGAGAATCTCCGCCGCGACCACCAGCCACAGCTCGACTATGTGCGCGCGCTCGTGCAGCCGCTGGCCAACGATGACCGCATCCTCATCTGGGATCTCTGCAACGAACCCCAAGCTCGCGATCTGAACTCAGAGGTGAACAAGAAGGAGTACGCCTGGCTGGAGGGTATCACCCGCGCCGTGCGCGCCTGCGGTGTGCGTCAGCCCATCACCATCGGCACCATGACGGGGAGCAATATCGAAATCTATGCGCCCCTCATGGACGTGCTCTGTGCGCATCCCTACTCACGGGACAAAGCGGCTTTGGAGAAGCAAATCACCGAGTTCAAGGCCATTTCGGAATCCGCCGGCAAACCACTGCTGGTCAATGAATGCATCCCCGGTGCACTGGATGATGCTGCACGCGCGGATGTCGCACGGTACTACACGGACTTGCTCTCCGCGGCAGGCTTTGGCTGGATGGGATGGGCCTTGCGTGAAGGCAAGGCCATCTCCACGCGCCGTGATCGCTATGATGCGAATGGCATCAACGGCGAAGGGTTCCATCCCTTCTTTACGAAGGAAGGTCGCCTCCGCAGCGGATTGGAATTTCTCACGCAACCTCCCACACTCCCCGCACCATGGCAGAAGGCATGA
- a CDS encoding DUF1553 domain-containing protein, whose protein sequence is MNGSNRLLLMHRWKVIALAALAFCTTSEGAVDFSRDIAPILSMHCAECHGPNVQKGKVSLQSRAHAVGEADWKKAIEAGNPEASLLLRSVSGSQPEMPKKGPKLTADEVSKLREWIAAGAPWPAEVTLKERLSGSGTVWSLQPLRDSMPPMVAVEGLPLPVSSPVDAFINAKLSGKGLTPAAEADRRTLIRRLSFTLLGLPPSPDEVEAFIHDTHPDAWERLVDRYLASPHYGERWARHWLDIAHYADTHGFERDQKREHAWPYRDWVVRAFNSDMPYDAFIRQQIAGDVIAPQNRDAVIATGFLAAGPWDFVGQKETPSPMLKRQARADDLDDMVTQVVTSTLGLTINCARCHNHKLDPISQEDYYRLWAVFAGVTRGERDIDAPGQEGSLQKQKELATRQQQLSDVIKRLTGPTLDLADIVGGGDGTGNGKAGAGIDASTGKRIENKKGFLDGAKTNRFLTVQPPDKGGAADLIHGVVIPDGTHPVPVTSTGITVEGVPATSGKAWDGIRNGPVNAQASTTLSGVDYKSAGHSLLGLHANAAITFDLAAMRRMLGDGALRFTAMTGYGGSALNSKAEFHVFLDGKLAFHRATFGAKDGGLPLDVSIPASVRFLTLMSTDGGDGISHDQVFLGDAKLAPTEASSRLSRAEQAQLASAIQERDDLFSQLNALARPGKFYGVLSGEAPKVHVLARGSTEAPGEEVMPGGLTCASASDHDFGNHTTPEGERRRRLAEWLVRTDNPLTARVLVNRLWHHHFGRGLVDTPSDFGNGGGKPSHPELLDWLAREFMKSGWSMKHMHRLILTSKAYLRSSLREIESPDTSNILLARMHPRRLDAESLRDAVLTVSGCLNPEMGGPGYQDFDYQEAYAPIYKHITADKPSLWKRSIYRFIVRTTPQRFMTTLDCPDPANLTPARLTTTTALQSLALMNNAFMLQQSRYFAERVQHETGVEAGAQITRAFELAFQRAPDSQELESALRLVEQQGLPALCRLLFNANEFVHLD, encoded by the coding sequence ATGAATGGTTCAAACCGCCTCCTCTTGATGCATCGCTGGAAGGTCATCGCGTTAGCCGCGCTTGCTTTCTGTACCACATCCGAAGGCGCAGTGGATTTCAGCCGCGACATTGCCCCCATCCTCAGCATGCACTGCGCGGAGTGTCATGGACCCAATGTGCAGAAAGGAAAAGTCTCGCTGCAATCTCGTGCGCATGCCGTGGGCGAAGCAGACTGGAAGAAAGCCATTGAGGCTGGAAATCCCGAAGCGAGCCTGCTGCTGCGATCCGTGAGCGGCTCGCAACCCGAGATGCCGAAGAAGGGACCCAAGCTCACGGCGGATGAAGTCAGCAAACTCCGCGAGTGGATCGCTGCGGGCGCTCCGTGGCCAGCGGAAGTCACACTCAAGGAACGGCTCAGCGGCTCCGGCACAGTCTGGTCACTGCAACCGCTGCGAGACTCGATGCCCCCCATGGTAGCAGTGGAAGGATTGCCTCTCCCCGTTTCCTCACCGGTGGATGCTTTCATCAACGCGAAGCTGTCAGGGAAGGGACTCACGCCCGCAGCCGAAGCGGATCGCCGCACCTTGATACGCCGGCTGAGCTTTACCCTGCTGGGCCTTCCGCCTTCGCCTGACGAAGTCGAGGCCTTCATCCATGACACGCACCCTGATGCCTGGGAACGCCTCGTGGATCGTTACCTAGCGTCTCCGCACTACGGTGAACGCTGGGCGCGGCACTGGCTGGACATCGCGCACTATGCAGACACACATGGGTTCGAGCGCGACCAGAAGCGTGAGCATGCGTGGCCTTATCGCGACTGGGTGGTTCGCGCCTTCAACAGTGACATGCCGTATGACGCATTCATCCGGCAGCAGATTGCCGGGGATGTCATCGCACCGCAAAACCGGGACGCAGTGATCGCCACCGGCTTTCTCGCGGCGGGTCCATGGGACTTCGTGGGGCAGAAGGAAACACCCAGTCCAATGCTGAAGCGCCAGGCAAGGGCCGATGACCTTGATGACATGGTGACTCAGGTAGTCACTTCAACGCTCGGCCTCACCATCAACTGCGCCCGCTGCCACAATCACAAACTCGATCCCATTTCCCAGGAGGACTACTACCGCCTCTGGGCCGTCTTCGCTGGAGTCACGCGCGGTGAGAGGGACATCGATGCTCCAGGACAGGAAGGCTCGCTGCAAAAGCAGAAGGAACTCGCCACGCGCCAGCAACAGCTCAGTGATGTGATCAAACGCCTTACCGGTCCCACGCTCGATCTCGCCGACATCGTGGGTGGAGGCGACGGCACCGGCAATGGAAAAGCAGGCGCAGGCATCGATGCCAGCACCGGAAAGCGCATTGAGAACAAGAAAGGATTCCTCGATGGAGCGAAGACGAATCGATTTCTTACCGTGCAGCCACCCGACAAGGGAGGCGCTGCGGATCTCATTCATGGAGTCGTCATTCCTGACGGCACGCATCCGGTGCCGGTCACGAGCACGGGCATCACGGTGGAAGGCGTGCCCGCCACCTCTGGCAAGGCTTGGGATGGAATTCGGAACGGACCAGTGAATGCGCAGGCGAGCACGACACTAAGCGGCGTAGACTACAAGAGTGCAGGTCACTCCCTCCTGGGGTTGCATGCGAATGCCGCCATCACCTTCGACCTCGCAGCCATGCGGCGCATGCTGGGAGATGGCGCGCTGCGCTTCACGGCCATGACGGGCTATGGCGGTTCGGCATTAAACTCGAAAGCGGAGTTCCATGTTTTCCTGGATGGGAAGCTTGCCTTCCATCGCGCGACGTTCGGCGCAAAAGATGGTGGCCTGCCGCTGGACGTGAGTATCCCCGCCAGTGTGCGTTTCCTCACGTTGATGTCCACAGATGGAGGGGACGGCATCTCCCACGATCAGGTCTTCCTCGGCGATGCGAAGCTCGCGCCAACCGAGGCATCCTCACGCCTTTCCAGAGCCGAGCAGGCACAGCTTGCCTCCGCCATCCAGGAGCGTGATGACCTCTTCAGCCAGCTCAATGCCCTCGCCCGGCCGGGCAAGTTCTACGGCGTCCTGAGCGGAGAAGCGCCCAAGGTCCACGTGCTGGCACGCGGCAGCACGGAGGCTCCCGGCGAGGAAGTCATGCCTGGCGGTCTCACCTGTGCCAGTGCATCCGATCATGATTTTGGCAATCACACCACCCCCGAAGGCGAACGCAGGCGCAGGCTGGCGGAGTGGCTTGTCCGCACAGACAATCCACTCACCGCGCGTGTGCTGGTGAACCGGCTGTGGCACCATCACTTTGGCAGAGGGCTGGTGGATACACCCAGCGACTTCGGAAATGGCGGAGGCAAACCAAGCCATCCCGAACTGCTGGACTGGCTCGCGCGTGAATTCATGAAGTCCGGATGGAGCATGAAACACATGCACCGCCTCATCCTTACGAGCAAAGCCTACCTCCGCAGCTCCCTGCGCGAGATCGAAAGTCCAGACACCTCCAACATCCTGCTGGCACGCATGCATCCCCGTCGACTGGATGCCGAGTCTCTGCGTGACGCGGTGCTGACCGTGAGCGGTTGCCTGAATCCCGAGATGGGTGGGCCGGGATATCAAGACTTCGACTATCAGGAGGCCTATGCGCCGATTTACAAACACATCACGGCGGACAAGCCCTCGCTGTGGAAGCGAAGCATCTACCGCTTCATCGTACGCACCACGCCACAGCGGTTCATGACCACGCTGGATTGTCCTGACCCGGCCAACCTCACTCCGGCACGTCTCACCACCACCACCGCCCTGCAGTCGCTCGCGCTGATGAACAACGCCTTCATGCTGCAACAGTCGCGCTACTTTGCCGAGCGCGTGCAGCACGAGACCGGCGTAGAAGCCGGGGCGCAGATCACACGTGCGTTCGAGCTGGCCTTCCAACGTGCGCCTGACTCGCAAGAACTGGAAAGCGCTCTCAGACTCGTGGAACAACAGGGGCTGCCCGCCCTGTGCCGCCTGCTATTCAATGCAAACGAGTTCGTGCACCTCGACTGA
- a CDS encoding aminotransferase class V-fold PLP-dependent enzyme — protein MLTPEDRARDFPALNDTSYLNTAAESIPPKCVGDAIQAYWNDKLRGMKGRDAHFGQVEACREVSARMLGLSTAEVSFCSCSSEAYNLLASALDLGPEDEVVVSDLDFPAGATPWLRATHPPETRLWRASEGALDARHLIPLLNERTRLVQVSLVSFYNGHRLQWKPFHEAVRRYAPNALISVDVTQALGRVVLDCAGADIIISSTHKWTLGIHGGCIIGVPQAGAEKLTTHAGGWFHLQNAFEADRFQHAEPKKGAASFSVGMPNFVALYALNASLRYLEGIGVANIAAHADPLVCEVDKALRDYGAAPMCTWDSANPSGIVAFQHTRSGEIHAVLEREHIHVMHHAGRIRIAIHGYNTQKDVVNLLRVLEPLTRTV, from the coding sequence ATGCTTACCCCCGAAGACCGCGCGCGCGACTTTCCGGCACTCAACGACACCTCGTATCTCAACACCGCAGCGGAGAGTATTCCGCCAAAGTGTGTGGGGGATGCCATCCAGGCCTACTGGAATGACAAACTCCGCGGCATGAAGGGGCGCGATGCCCATTTCGGCCAGGTGGAAGCCTGTCGGGAAGTGAGCGCACGCATGCTCGGGCTCAGCACAGCAGAGGTGTCCTTCTGCTCGTGCAGCTCGGAGGCGTACAACCTTCTCGCCTCTGCGCTCGACCTCGGCCCGGAGGATGAGGTGGTGGTGTCTGATTTGGATTTCCCAGCGGGTGCCACGCCCTGGCTGCGAGCGACGCATCCTCCGGAAACACGCTTGTGGCGTGCGAGCGAGGGAGCGCTCGATGCGCGGCATCTCATCCCGCTGCTCAATGAACGCACACGCTTGGTGCAGGTGTCGCTGGTGAGCTTTTACAACGGGCATCGCCTGCAGTGGAAACCCTTCCACGAAGCCGTGCGCCGCTATGCACCGAATGCTCTCATCTCCGTGGACGTCACCCAGGCATTGGGTCGCGTGGTGCTCGACTGCGCGGGTGCGGACATCATCATCTCAAGCACGCACAAGTGGACCCTCGGAATCCATGGTGGGTGCATCATCGGCGTGCCGCAGGCAGGAGCAGAGAAGCTCACCACACACGCCGGTGGCTGGTTCCATTTGCAGAATGCGTTCGAGGCTGACCGCTTCCAGCATGCCGAGCCAAAGAAAGGCGCTGCGAGCTTCTCGGTGGGCATGCCGAACTTTGTCGCGCTCTATGCCTTGAACGCGTCGTTGCGGTATTTGGAAGGCATCGGCGTGGCAAACATCGCCGCGCATGCCGACCCGCTGGTTTGTGAAGTGGACAAGGCCCTGCGCGACTACGGCGCGGCGCCCATGTGCACGTGGGATTCTGCGAACCCCTCCGGCATCGTCGCCTTTCAGCACACGCGCTCCGGGGAAATTCACGCCGTGCTGGAGCGTGAGCACATCCACGTCATGCATCATGCCGGGCGCATCCGCATTGCCATCCACGGGTACAACACGCAGAAGGACGTGGTGAACCTCCTGCGCGTTCTGGAGCCCCTCACTCGTACGGTGTGA
- a CDS encoding tyrosine-type recombinase/integrase, translating into MKNERESSRRFSYRKRVQGAIEPKRAQHPRYEWMVECREAGKRVRRFFDDFKQASTFAEQCNTKRENLGRRIEHLNGAELEDAIAARREAEAMGYPALANAVHELKTARDLLAVSGMSLLDAVREVAGRHKTEQASQLVPLAVEELLAAKKANGSSVDYLRDLQSRLGAFGNAFATRPLCSITGAEIESWLFSQGHAPATVALMRRNLSVLWSFARRRGWVAENTVLERTEAPKVRWGTPRILTPEQWTKLLGAAETKGAERGDHRFLWWLLLGGLAGVRPREAERLRWENVRLEMGDVELGAAITKVGSRRLVPVLPALKAFLDRYRPQDATGFVVGLTPTQLRDRRDEACKTAGIEWTPDVLRHSWCSYRVAMVGEAGKVAYEAGHSAAVQSKHYRELCHAKDAEKWFAVQPTEQAAAGKVIPFTAAA; encoded by the coding sequence ATGAAGAACGAACGGGAAAGTAGCCGCAGGTTCTCCTATCGCAAGAGGGTTCAGGGGGCCATTGAACCAAAGCGGGCACAGCATCCCCGTTATGAGTGGATGGTGGAGTGCCGGGAGGCCGGGAAACGGGTTCGGCGCTTCTTCGATGACTTCAAGCAGGCCAGCACCTTCGCGGAACAGTGCAACACCAAGCGCGAGAACCTGGGACGACGCATCGAGCACCTGAACGGCGCGGAGCTGGAGGACGCAATTGCGGCACGGCGCGAAGCGGAGGCCATGGGATACCCTGCCCTTGCCAATGCGGTTCATGAGCTGAAGACGGCGCGGGACCTACTGGCCGTGTCCGGCATGTCCCTGCTGGATGCAGTGCGGGAGGTGGCCGGACGCCACAAGACAGAGCAAGCCAGCCAGCTTGTGCCTCTGGCGGTGGAGGAACTGCTGGCAGCGAAGAAGGCCAACGGTTCATCGGTGGATTACCTGCGGGACCTGCAATCGCGCTTGGGAGCGTTTGGGAATGCGTTTGCCACGCGCCCGCTGTGTAGCATCACAGGGGCAGAGATTGAAAGCTGGCTGTTTTCGCAAGGCCACGCGCCTGCGACGGTGGCGCTTATGCGGCGCAATCTGAGCGTACTCTGGAGCTTTGCACGGCGGCGCGGATGGGTGGCGGAGAACACGGTTCTGGAGCGCACGGAAGCGCCCAAGGTGCGATGGGGTACACCTCGCATCCTCACGCCTGAGCAATGGACGAAGCTGCTGGGGGCTGCGGAGACGAAAGGCGCGGAACGGGGCGACCATCGTTTCCTCTGGTGGCTGCTCTTGGGTGGACTGGCGGGGGTGCGGCCACGCGAGGCGGAGCGCCTGCGGTGGGAGAATGTGCGGCTGGAGATGGGGGACGTCGAGCTTGGCGCGGCTATTACAAAAGTCGGCTCACGGCGGCTGGTGCCAGTGCTGCCCGCGCTGAAAGCATTCCTAGACCGTTACAGGCCGCAGGATGCTACCGGGTTTGTGGTGGGCCTTACTCCTACTCAATTGCGCGACAGGAGAGACGAGGCCTGCAAAACGGCAGGTATCGAATGGACACCGGACGTTCTACGGCATTCCTGGTGCAGCTATCGCGTGGCCATGGTGGGAGAAGCGGGCAAGGTGGCCTATGAAGCTGGCCACAGTGCTGCGGTGCAAAGCAAGCACTACCGCGAGCTTTGCCACGCCAAGGACGCAGAGAAGTGGTTTGCGGTGCAGCCCACGGAGCAGGCCGCAGCGGGCAAGGTCATTCCCTTTACGGCTGCCGCATAG
- a CDS encoding FadR/GntR family transcriptional regulator, producing MNLATIQRPSTLVEEVSQRLARELRRERAEEWLPPERELASQLGVSRTVVREATKRLELQGLVEVQHGVGIRRSGKLHKPLNGSLALLIPDEAGRLKQSLEVRLAIEPEVARLAAARVTAAQVRELRKVHARLENADTLEEAVEADIEFHRALARTTGNEIFGLLLETLSDLGRESRMATISHAGVKRAIEHHAAILHAVEAKDETAATRAMRHHIEVATHDLAAQSRKATRSTTSSPRTRKSHASTSS from the coding sequence ATGAATCTTGCCACCATCCAGCGTCCCTCCACCCTTGTGGAAGAAGTCAGCCAGCGTCTCGCGCGGGAACTGCGCCGCGAACGTGCGGAGGAGTGGCTGCCCCCGGAACGCGAACTCGCGAGCCAGCTCGGGGTGAGCCGGACGGTGGTGCGGGAGGCGACCAAACGGCTCGAACTGCAGGGCCTCGTGGAGGTGCAGCATGGTGTGGGCATTCGCCGCAGCGGGAAACTGCACAAGCCACTCAATGGTTCGCTGGCCTTGTTGATTCCGGACGAAGCGGGCCGCTTGAAACAATCGCTTGAAGTGCGCCTCGCCATCGAGCCGGAAGTGGCACGGCTCGCCGCCGCTCGCGTGACGGCAGCCCAAGTGCGCGAGCTTCGCAAGGTACACGCCCGCCTGGAGAATGCCGACACCCTCGAGGAAGCAGTGGAGGCGGACATCGAGTTTCACCGAGCCTTGGCCCGTACTACGGGAAATGAAATTTTCGGCCTGCTGCTGGAGACCCTGTCCGACCTCGGCCGTGAGAGCCGCATGGCCACCATTTCTCACGCCGGGGTAAAACGCGCCATCGAGCATCACGCCGCCATCCTGCACGCGGTGGAGGCCAAAGATGAAACCGCCGCCACGCGTGCCATGCGGCACCACATTGAGGTGGCCACTCACGACCTTGCGGCACAGTCCCGCAAAGCGACTCGCTCCACGACTTCCTCGCCACGCACCAGGAAATCCCACGCATCCACTTCCTCATGA
- a CDS encoding acetylxylan esterase, translating into MTSRSPLDRRHFIQTAGSALLTMPLAQMGLSTSVMAAAAADAAKPAAAGAAPALEPLNRFPRMLQEHLVDRLHEQEAKNAAVLAALKTKADAEAHVRSIRERIQKCFGPWPEKTPLNARVTNTVERDTYRIENVIFESRPGFLVTANLYIPKGRKGKLPGVVGSCGHSTNGKAAEAYQSFAQGLARMGYVVLIFDPIGQGERSQYAPVPKGKGLAARYGIGVGEHIQAGNQQVLVGESLPAWRAWDGIRALDYLLSREEVDPNHVGVTGNSGGGTMTTWLCGVDQRWTMAAPACFVTTFRRNAENELPADTEQCPFGVIAQGLDHADFLAALAPKPVVIVAQEKDFFDVRGSEEAFVRLKHLYTLLGVPENIKLHIGGDYHGYAKENREAMYQWFNKATGISKETTEPALTIEKDETLYCTPQGQVRDLQSRTVFSFTSEKAQALEKSRPKLEGEALKKAIAEVLHIPAMLPESAPDYRVLRGSGSRKYPAKAHALYAVESEPGIHAIVTLLSEKPIISRPHADGKKAVLYVSHHSADAELRDEPLVAELLKNNAESLFYACDVRGIGDSQPDTCGTDQFLKPYGSHYFYAAHGIMMDQPLLGRRVYDVLRVVQWLNSIGHTEVHMAGNGWGSLPVTFAALLQGSVSKVTVKHALNSFTEVASTEDYNWPYAALPPKVLAHFDLPQCYAALQAKGLTSLEPWSATQGMD; encoded by the coding sequence ATGACTTCACGCTCTCCCCTAGATCGCAGGCATTTCATTCAGACCGCGGGCTCCGCTCTTCTCACCATGCCGTTGGCCCAGATGGGCCTGAGTACTTCCGTGATGGCAGCAGCAGCGGCCGATGCAGCGAAGCCCGCGGCTGCCGGCGCCGCTCCTGCATTGGAGCCGCTCAATCGCTTCCCTCGCATGCTGCAGGAGCACCTGGTCGACCGCCTGCACGAGCAGGAGGCGAAGAATGCGGCGGTGCTCGCCGCGTTGAAAACGAAGGCCGATGCAGAAGCGCACGTGCGCAGCATCCGGGAGCGCATCCAGAAGTGCTTTGGCCCGTGGCCGGAAAAGACGCCGCTGAATGCCAGGGTGACGAACACGGTGGAACGCGACACCTACCGGATCGAGAATGTAATCTTCGAGAGCCGCCCCGGTTTCCTCGTTACCGCGAACCTGTATATCCCCAAGGGGCGGAAAGGGAAGCTGCCGGGCGTGGTGGGCTCGTGCGGACACTCCACCAATGGCAAGGCGGCGGAAGCGTACCAAAGCTTCGCCCAAGGGCTGGCGCGCATGGGTTATGTGGTGCTCATCTTTGATCCCATCGGCCAGGGTGAGCGCTCGCAGTATGCGCCGGTGCCGAAGGGCAAGGGTCTCGCTGCGCGCTACGGCATTGGGGTGGGAGAGCACATCCAGGCAGGGAATCAGCAGGTGCTCGTGGGTGAGTCGCTCCCAGCGTGGCGTGCTTGGGATGGCATCCGCGCGCTCGACTACCTGCTTTCACGCGAGGAGGTGGACCCGAATCATGTGGGTGTCACCGGCAACTCCGGCGGCGGCACCATGACCACATGGCTCTGTGGTGTGGACCAGCGCTGGACCATGGCGGCGCCCGCCTGTTTTGTGACCACCTTCCGCCGCAACGCGGAAAATGAACTGCCCGCCGACACCGAACAATGTCCCTTCGGCGTGATTGCGCAGGGGCTGGATCATGCGGACTTCCTCGCAGCGCTTGCACCAAAGCCCGTGGTGATTGTCGCGCAGGAGAAAGACTTTTTCGATGTGCGTGGCAGCGAAGAGGCCTTCGTGCGCCTCAAGCATCTCTACACGCTGCTTGGCGTGCCGGAGAACATCAAGCTGCACATCGGTGGCGACTACCATGGCTATGCAAAGGAGAATCGCGAAGCCATGTACCAATGGTTCAACAAGGCCACCGGCATCTCGAAGGAAACAACGGAACCCGCGCTCACGATTGAGAAGGATGAAACACTCTACTGCACTCCCCAAGGCCAGGTGAGAGACCTTCAATCGCGCACTGTCTTCTCCTTCACGAGTGAGAAGGCGCAGGCGTTGGAGAAATCACGCCCGAAGCTGGAAGGAGAGGCCCTGAAGAAGGCCATCGCCGAGGTACTGCATATTCCAGCGATGCTTCCCGAGAGTGCACCGGACTATCGCGTGTTGCGTGGCAGCGGCAGCCGCAAGTATCCTGCGAAGGCCCATGCCTTGTACGCCGTGGAGAGCGAGCCCGGCATTCATGCCATCGTCACCTTGCTCTCCGAAAAGCCCATCATCTCGCGACCTCATGCTGACGGGAAGAAGGCTGTGCTGTATGTCTCGCATCACTCTGCGGATGCTGAGCTGCGCGACGAACCGCTGGTCGCCGAGCTGCTGAAAAATAATGCCGAGTCCCTCTTCTACGCCTGCGATGTGCGTGGCATCGGCGACTCACAGCCGGACACCTGCGGCACCGATCAGTTCCTGAAACCCTACGGCAGCCACTACTTCTACGCGGCCCATGGCATCATGATGGACCAGCCACTGCTCGGCCGTCGTGTCTATGATGTACTGCGCGTCGTGCAGTGGCTCAATTCCATCGGGCATACGGAGGTGCACATGGCGGGTAATGGCTGGGGTTCGCTGCCAGTGACCTTCGCGGCCCTGCTGCAAGGCAGTGTGTCCAAGGTGACAGTTAAGCACGCGCTGAACTCCTTCACCGAAGTCGCCAGCACCGAAGACTACAACTGGCCCTACGCGGCGCTGCCTCCGAAGGTGCTCGCGCATTTCGACCTGCCGCAGTGCTATGCCGCGTTGCAGGCGAAGGGGCTCACCTCGCTGGAACCGTGGAGCGCCACGCAGGGAATGGATTGA
- a CDS encoding DUF1501 domain-containing protein, with amino-acid sequence MKRSPVHRMGTRREFLWQAGGGLGGIALTSMLHGAATGAPMANPQAPRSSPHVATAQRVIHIFCPGGMSHVDSWDYRPALERLHGKPFDLEDGKNFFSGKAGNYAKSFWPYRQHGQCGKWMSDLFPRLSQCVDDMAFIHSMQSKTALHGPAMFMANSGFILPGFPAMGAWVTYGLGSESENLPAFVVLPDPRGLPPGGVINWGAGFLPAVHQGTVIETAASKAPIADLFADTPQGGFATTPEHEREGLDFLQSINRKHLAARTGQSELEARIASYELAARLQLSAPEVTDLRGESEATREMYMLDNEDIGPFGRQCLLARRLVERGVRFVQLYCGAENTTAKKIRPNWDSHEDIMRDHGYWGAVLDTGCSALLQDLKSRGLLESTLVICSTEFGRQPFMQGSQKGRDHNPGAFTVWMAGGGIRGGVSYGSSDETGWKAEDKPTMSYDLHATALHLLGIDHQKLSVYHNGIQRRLTDVHGHVIREVLA; translated from the coding sequence ATGAAACGCTCGCCAGTTCATCGCATGGGCACGCGTCGCGAGTTCTTGTGGCAGGCTGGTGGTGGACTGGGTGGCATCGCCCTGACTTCCATGCTGCATGGTGCGGCAACGGGAGCACCCATGGCCAATCCACAGGCGCCACGGTCCTCTCCACACGTGGCAACAGCGCAGCGGGTGATCCACATCTTCTGCCCAGGCGGCATGAGTCATGTGGACTCGTGGGACTACCGACCGGCGCTGGAGCGCCTGCACGGAAAGCCATTCGACCTCGAAGACGGGAAGAACTTCTTCTCCGGCAAGGCAGGAAACTACGCGAAGAGCTTCTGGCCGTACCGCCAGCATGGCCAGTGTGGGAAATGGATGTCCGATCTCTTCCCACGACTCTCGCAATGCGTGGATGACATGGCCTTCATACACTCCATGCAGAGCAAGACGGCGCTGCATGGGCCTGCGATGTTCATGGCGAACAGCGGATTCATTCTCCCGGGGTTTCCGGCGATGGGAGCATGGGTGACCTATGGTCTCGGCAGCGAGAGTGAGAATCTCCCCGCCTTTGTGGTGCTGCCGGATCCACGAGGCCTGCCACCAGGCGGTGTCATCAACTGGGGCGCGGGGTTCCTGCCTGCAGTGCATCAGGGCACGGTGATTGAAACCGCAGCGTCGAAGGCTCCGATCGCGGACCTGTTTGCAGACACACCACAAGGTGGGTTCGCGACCACGCCCGAGCATGAACGAGAAGGGCTCGACTTCCTGCAATCCATCAACCGCAAGCATCTCGCTGCGCGAACCGGCCAGAGTGAACTGGAGGCACGCATCGCCTCCTACGAACTCGCCGCGCGATTGCAACTCAGTGCGCCCGAAGTGACTGACCTGCGTGGTGAAAGCGAGGCCACACGCGAGATGTACATGCTCGACAACGAGGACATCGGTCCCTTTGGCAGACAATGCTTGCTGGCTCGCCGGTTGGTAGAACGCGGGGTGCGCTTTGTGCAGTTGTACTGCGGCGCCGAGAACACGACGGCGAAGAAGATCCGCCCGAACTGGGACTCGCATGAGGACATCATGCGCGACCATGGTTACTGGGGCGCGGTGCTGGATACCGGCTGCAGCGCCTTGCTTCAGGATCTGAAGTCACGTGGGCTGCTGGAGAGCACGCTGGTCATTTGCAGCACGGAGTTTGGCCGCCAGCCCTTCATGCAGGGTTCCCAGAAGGGGCGGGATCACAACCCCGGCGCCTTCACTGTGTGGATGGCAGGAGGCGGAATTCGAGGCGGCGTGAGTTATGGCTCCAGTGATGAGACGGGTTGGAAGGCAGAGGACAAACCGACGATGTCCTACGACCTGCACGCCACCGCCCTTCACCTGCTGGGCATCGACCACCAGAAACTCAGCGTGTATCACAACGGCATCCAGCGGCGGCTCACGGATGTGCATGGACACGTCATTCGGGAGGTGCTGGCATGA